Proteins found in one Haloferax litoreum genomic segment:
- a CDS encoding uracil-DNA glycosylase, protein MADPQFPDADDRLVTESDCARCPALVECRNRISWGVGPSDATVLVVGEAPGAGNPDAERWQGGNWTGMSYTAQHSGRRIRETMATVGYEDGVFYTNAVKCFPSDGEGSNRAPSAEEKANCLDHLVTELETIGPDVVIPTGRHATESVFSLDDITLDGFLDTVLEPVESDRFGYTIVPLLHPSYRDVWLSRLGYELDEYYDDLARVLPER, encoded by the coding sequence ATGGCCGACCCACAGTTCCCCGACGCCGACGACAGACTCGTCACGGAGAGCGACTGCGCGCGGTGTCCGGCGTTGGTGGAGTGTCGCAACCGTATCTCGTGGGGCGTCGGACCCAGCGACGCCACGGTGTTGGTCGTCGGCGAAGCACCGGGCGCGGGCAACCCGGACGCAGAACGCTGGCAAGGCGGCAACTGGACTGGGATGTCCTACACGGCCCAGCACTCGGGGCGACGCATCCGCGAGACGATGGCCACCGTGGGCTACGAAGACGGCGTGTTCTACACGAACGCGGTCAAGTGCTTCCCCTCGGACGGTGAGGGGTCGAACCGGGCACCCAGCGCGGAGGAGAAGGCGAACTGTCTCGACCACCTCGTCACCGAACTCGAAACTATCGGTCCCGACGTGGTGATTCCGACCGGTCGCCACGCCACCGAGAGCGTCTTCTCGCTCGACGACATCACGCTCGATGGGTTCCTCGATACCGTCCTCGAACCCGTCGAGAGCGACCGGTTCGGCTACACTATCGTCCCACTGCTTCATCCTTCGTACCGGGACGTGTGGCTCTCACGTTTGGGGTACGAGTTAGACGAGTATTACGACGACTTGGCGCGAGTGTTGCCCGAACGGTAG
- a CDS encoding DUF7856 family protein, which yields MKVSLPDGTVRTGRGIDLSVFDVTTDSILSAIREPGPTEDGLRIECPEPGPSHDRLARVPLSNPTRGHVLAAVGRSRGMETGVDDELGRLEARLAEHTASDDASTVQQRRTARRRVADAGDDETRLRERAATLRGRLNAHREAGDDEAIAATRSELVDVTTKLSEVETERIAAEQRLDALERGARRTRDSRDERLRLSDAIANRRRDARAYFVDVLGDEFDAVVRDLEPDCSGRTPVDPVVVSLAAITMADLDAPVVSTCRFFPDVKTAARRLGTPVIWV from the coding sequence ATGAAGGTCTCCCTTCCCGATGGAACTGTCCGTACCGGTCGGGGTATCGACCTCTCGGTGTTCGACGTTACCACTGATTCTATCCTCTCTGCGATTCGTGAACCCGGCCCGACGGAAGATGGCCTGCGAATCGAGTGTCCCGAACCGGGACCATCTCACGACAGACTCGCCCGTGTCCCACTTTCGAACCCGACACGTGGCCACGTGCTCGCCGCAGTCGGTCGCTCTCGGGGGATGGAGACCGGCGTCGACGACGAACTCGGCCGACTCGAAGCGCGTCTCGCCGAGCACACGGCGAGTGACGACGCGTCGACCGTCCAGCAACGTCGCACGGCACGCCGCCGGGTCGCCGACGCGGGAGACGACGAGACTCGTCTCCGGGAGCGTGCGGCGACGCTTCGGGGCCGGTTGAACGCCCACCGTGAGGCTGGCGACGACGAGGCTATCGCTGCCACTCGGTCAGAACTCGTCGACGTGACGACGAAACTCTCCGAAGTCGAGACCGAACGTATCGCCGCCGAACAGCGACTCGACGCACTCGAACGCGGTGCGCGTCGGACCCGCGATAGCCGAGACGAGCGACTCCGCCTCAGCGACGCGATAGCGAACCGGCGGCGGGATGCTCGTGCTTACTTCGTGGACGTGTTAGGAGACGAATTCGACGCGGTGGTCCGCGACCTCGAACCGGACTGCTCAGGGAGAACTCCCGTAGACCCGGTCGTCGTGTCACTCGCGGCTATCACCATGGCCGACCTCGACGCGCCAGTCGTCTCGACGTGTCGGTTCTTCCCCGACGTCAAGACTGCGGCGCGCCGTCTCGGGACGCCGGTCATCTGGGTGTGA
- a CDS encoding ribose-phosphate diphosphokinase: MLVPGASSQALTAALASELGESIAAVEYDRFPDGETLAAVPGFDADTATIVASTGSNDAYIELLQLQDAVREAGAEAVTTVIPYMGYARQDKAFEVGHPISARAVARAVSTSTDRVVLVNPHEDAVADFFDVPVDIVDAAGQLAEPLSDLHEPLFLSPDSGAIDIAETVRDAYGEGETDYFEKVRLSGTEVEITPSETDFEGRDVVITDDIIATGSTMSEAVSVLADGGAKRVFCATVHPLLARNARTKLCRAGIERVIGTDTIECEVSDVSVAPVVADALER; encoded by the coding sequence ATGCTCGTACCCGGCGCATCATCACAGGCACTCACGGCCGCACTCGCTTCGGAACTCGGCGAGTCAATCGCGGCCGTCGAGTACGACCGCTTCCCGGACGGGGAGACTCTCGCCGCGGTTCCCGGTTTCGACGCCGACACCGCCACTATCGTCGCCAGCACCGGCAGCAACGACGCGTACATCGAACTGCTCCAACTCCAAGACGCCGTCCGCGAGGCCGGCGCCGAAGCGGTCACGACGGTCATCCCGTACATGGGCTACGCCCGACAGGACAAGGCGTTCGAAGTCGGCCACCCCATCTCCGCCCGCGCCGTCGCCCGCGCCGTGAGTACGTCCACCGACCGCGTCGTCCTCGTCAACCCCCACGAGGACGCCGTCGCCGACTTCTTCGACGTGCCCGTGGACATCGTCGACGCCGCCGGCCAACTGGCCGAGCCACTCTCCGACCTCCACGAACCACTCTTCCTCTCGCCGGACTCGGGTGCTATCGACATCGCCGAAACCGTCCGTGACGCCTACGGCGAAGGCGAGACGGACTACTTCGAGAAGGTGCGCCTCTCCGGAACGGAAGTCGAGATTACGCCGAGCGAGACCGACTTCGAGGGCCGCGACGTGGTCATCACCGACGACATCATCGCCACCGGGTCGACGATGAGCGAGGCAGTCTCCGTCCTCGCCGACGGCGGTGCCAAGCGCGTCTTCTGTGCCACCGTCCACCCACTTCTCGCGCGGAACGCCCGAACGAAACTCTGCCGTGCCGGTATCGAGCGTGTCATCGGTACCGACACCATCGAGTGCGAGGTCAGCGACGTGTCTGTCGCCCCTGTCGTCGCCGACGCGCTCGAACGCTAG
- a CDS encoding tRNA (guanine(26)-N(2))-dimethyltransferase gives MHVSEGGVDIEVPDARDGASEGTGDDVFYNPTQELNRDVTVAVLRAFREREPRAESYLDAMAASGIRGVRAAAEGYDVTCADLDADAVELAQSNLDNAGTGGEAVHRNANALMYDSVFDVVDLDPFGTPIPFADPAFANTRDLVCVTATDTAPLCGAHQKSGIRKYGCVPQNTDYHPEMGLRVLVGAMVRTAARYDKAAVPILSHATRHYARTYLELDDRATKADELLESTGFVYHCEDCLHREAEYSLVAHPPEACSNCGSTRVLEAGPIWLGPISDTDFVESVRAEVTDDFGTAKRARGMLDTLAVELDTPTHFDQHRLCKLWGRSASKMEVFLDAVRDAGFDATPAHYHGTAFKTDATVAEIREATAHLDPEA, from the coding sequence ATGCACGTGAGCGAGGGAGGCGTCGACATCGAGGTGCCCGATGCCCGCGACGGGGCGTCCGAAGGGACCGGCGACGACGTCTTCTACAACCCCACACAGGAGTTGAACCGAGACGTCACGGTGGCCGTCCTCCGGGCCTTCCGTGAACGCGAACCCCGCGCCGAATCGTACCTCGACGCCATGGCCGCCTCTGGCATCCGTGGCGTCCGCGCCGCCGCCGAAGGGTACGACGTTACTTGCGCCGACCTCGACGCCGACGCCGTCGAACTCGCCCAGTCGAACCTCGACAACGCCGGCACCGGCGGCGAAGCGGTCCACCGAAACGCGAACGCCCTCATGTACGACTCCGTCTTCGACGTGGTGGACCTCGACCCGTTCGGGACGCCCATCCCCTTCGCCGACCCGGCGTTCGCCAACACGCGTGACCTCGTCTGCGTCACTGCCACCGACACCGCACCACTCTGCGGTGCGCACCAGAAGAGCGGGATTCGAAAGTACGGGTGCGTCCCGCAGAACACCGACTACCACCCCGAGATGGGCCTCCGCGTCCTCGTCGGCGCGATGGTCCGAACCGCCGCCCGCTACGACAAGGCCGCCGTCCCGATTCTTTCGCACGCGACGCGCCACTACGCGCGAACGTACCTCGAACTCGACGACCGGGCGACGAAAGCCGACGAACTTCTCGAATCGACCGGGTTCGTCTACCACTGTGAGGACTGTCTCCACCGCGAGGCCGAGTATTCCCTCGTCGCCCACCCGCCGGAGGCGTGTTCCAACTGCGGGTCGACACGAGTTCTCGAAGCAGGCCCGATTTGGCTCGGTCCCATCTCCGACACCGACTTCGTCGAATCCGTCCGCGCCGAAGTAACCGACGACTTCGGCACCGCCAAACGCGCCCGTGGCATGCTCGATACCCTCGCCGTCGAACTCGACACGCCGACGCACTTCGACCAGCATCGTCTCTGCAAACTCTGGGGTCGGTCCGCCTCGAAGATGGAGGTGTTCCTCGACGCCGTCCGCGACGCAGGATTCGACGCGACGCCGGCACACTACCACGGTACTGCGTTCAAGACGGACGCGACTGTCGCAGAGATTCGCGAGGCGACTGCACATCTCGACCCCGAAGCGTAA
- a CDS encoding DUF7344 domain-containing protein: MSSGPRPSDYHPLSLDVCSCSPTTIRALESPVRRRVLGVVLKRRAVEFDELASELTQQSEKSYPDDDTHGLHATSAVLRHTHIPKLQTAGLVSGPRDNDVLTPNLHPDIYGGPLTTHLLRSVDQDVWAAVAAVHRDRRRGEVLSLLANAGPTLTLTSLASRLVESSVRESGGTSERRSETKADVEITLHHVHLPVLAKVGLVDYDTTSGEVTYAGDRWFGLAEFVETLPPRMRAEP; encoded by the coding sequence ATGAGTTCTGGCCCTCGTCCGTCCGACTACCACCCCCTGTCGCTCGACGTGTGTTCGTGTTCCCCGACGACGATTCGAGCACTCGAATCTCCAGTCCGCCGGCGGGTACTCGGAGTGGTGTTGAAGCGGAGGGCAGTCGAATTCGACGAACTCGCGTCCGAACTCACCCAGCAATCCGAGAAGTCGTATCCTGACGACGATACCCACGGTCTGCACGCAACGAGTGCTGTTCTCCGGCACACCCACATTCCGAAGCTCCAAACCGCCGGACTCGTTTCGGGACCCCGTGACAACGACGTTCTCACACCCAACTTGCACCCCGACATCTATGGTGGTCCACTGACCACGCACCTCCTTCGGTCGGTTGACCAAGACGTGTGGGCCGCAGTTGCGGCCGTCCATCGAGACAGACGGCGAGGAGAAGTGCTCTCACTGCTGGCGAACGCGGGTCCGACGCTGACACTGACGTCTCTGGCTTCGAGGCTGGTCGAATCGTCGGTTCGGGAGTCCGGCGGCACCTCGGAGCGTCGAAGTGAGACGAAAGCGGACGTGGAAATCACACTCCACCACGTCCACCTGCCCGTCCTCGCCAAGGTCGGCCTCGTCGACTACGACACCACCAGCGGTGAGGTGACGTACGCAGGGGACAGGTGGTTCGGACTCGCCGAGTTCGTCGAGACACTCCCCCCTCGCATGCGAGCAGAGCCGTGA
- a CDS encoding HIT family protein, producing MSDCIFCAIAGGDIPGRIVHETEHSLAFLDVNPLAPGHTLVVPKDHYARLDDLPAEVSADLFRTVDELVPRVEEAVDADAANVGINDGPAAGQEVQHVHVHIVPRFEDDGGNPIHAVAGDVPDLSDDEMDDIEAAISES from the coding sequence ATGTCCGACTGCATCTTCTGCGCCATCGCCGGCGGCGACATCCCCGGCCGAATCGTCCACGAGACGGAACACTCGCTGGCATTCCTCGACGTGAACCCCCTCGCGCCGGGACACACGCTAGTCGTGCCGAAGGACCACTACGCCCGCCTCGACGACTTGCCGGCCGAGGTTTCGGCGGACCTCTTCCGCACCGTCGACGAACTCGTCCCCCGCGTCGAGGAGGCAGTCGACGCTGACGCGGCGAACGTCGGTATCAACGACGGTCCCGCCGCCGGTCAGGAAGTCCAACACGTCCACGTCCACATCGTCCCCCGGTTCGAGGACGACGGCGGCAACCCCATCCACGCCGTCGCCGGCGACGTGCCGGACCTCTCTGACGACGAGATGGACGACATCGAAGCGGCCATCTCGGAATCGTAA
- a CDS encoding DUF7854 family protein has product MDRISAIRNIEDAIRDFESGESDLASTERRVVTVLRTFATEFETDTGDATLDAWKAVGDERADGLVVLAASEDDARTRVADLLADSTDAADDVTFSVERV; this is encoded by the coding sequence ATGGACCGAATCTCTGCCATCCGAAACATCGAAGACGCCATCCGCGACTTCGAGTCGGGTGAATCTGACCTCGCCAGCACAGAACGACGCGTCGTGACCGTCCTCCGAACGTTCGCGACCGAATTCGAGACGGACACGGGCGACGCGACGCTCGACGCGTGGAAAGCCGTCGGCGACGAGCGTGCAGACGGTCTCGTCGTGCTTGCAGCGAGCGAGGACGACGCGCGGACACGCGTCGCAGACTTGCTGGCCGACAGTACGGATGCCGCGGACGACGTGACGTTCTCCGTCGAACGCGTCTGA
- a CDS encoding CpsD/CapB family tyrosine-protein kinase, whose protein sequence is MSNPTTVALVGATGGAGTTRLAVELAAALATDDNDVAVLDAAFATQGLSGYVSGTLTPDITALVTDEADERLAAGLVDIETSASGRVAVCPAAAPFERLARAMTPDAAKAFEGRLAEAASEFDFVLVDAPLLASNQAIAAATRCDRVGLVAPATDRGADAIGRLTARAADVGADIDAVVSTFGAHPDADVAVPESESCAVTDAPTCLDDAELAAGISSVAAVLLDVDLSSVAESGGVFSNIGR, encoded by the coding sequence ATGTCAAATCCTACCACAGTAGCACTCGTCGGCGCCACCGGTGGCGCGGGCACGACCCGACTCGCAGTGGAACTCGCGGCGGCCCTCGCAACCGACGACAACGACGTGGCCGTCCTCGACGCCGCGTTCGCGACGCAGGGACTCTCGGGCTACGTTTCGGGGACCCTCACCCCAGACATAACTGCGCTCGTCACCGACGAGGCGGACGAACGACTCGCGGCGGGTCTGGTCGACATCGAGACGTCGGCGTCGGGTCGCGTGGCAGTGTGCCCTGCCGCCGCGCCGTTCGAACGTCTCGCGCGTGCGATGACGCCCGACGCCGCGAAGGCCTTCGAGGGACGACTGGCCGAGGCGGCGAGCGAGTTCGACTTCGTCCTCGTGGATGCACCGCTCCTCGCGTCGAATCAGGCTATCGCCGCCGCGACGAGGTGCGACCGGGTTGGACTCGTCGCACCGGCGACCGACCGCGGTGCCGACGCAATCGGCCGACTCACCGCGCGGGCGGCAGACGTTGGCGCAGACATCGACGCCGTCGTCTCGACGTTCGGAGCACATCCCGACGCCGACGTCGCCGTCCCTGAGAGCGAATCGTGTGCCGTCACGGACGCACCGACGTGCCTCGACGACGCCGAACTCGCGGCAGGTATCTCGTCGGTTGCTGCGGTCCTGTTGGACGTCGACCTCTCGTCGGTTGCCGAGTCAGGTGGCGTGTTCTCGAACATCGGTCGCTGA
- a CDS encoding DUF7855 family protein, producing MLLVVTYSQAARTTLRNICRTHEDVVVRRLGRAALFEETELAAFLALRLREKHDADVQIEQTEPFNEFAAVPESVRNAAEAYESRESPATPYSKFAVGTDHPSADAMRDREL from the coding sequence GTGCTGTTGGTCGTGACTTACTCGCAGGCGGCGCGGACGACGCTTCGAAACATCTGCCGGACTCACGAGGACGTCGTCGTCCGCCGACTCGGGCGTGCCGCCCTGTTCGAAGAGACGGAGTTGGCCGCTTTCCTCGCGCTTCGCCTCCGTGAGAAGCACGACGCCGACGTACAAATCGAACAGACGGAACCATTCAACGAGTTCGCTGCCGTCCCCGAATCTGTCCGGAACGCTGCCGAGGCCTACGAGTCACGCGAGTCGCCAGCGACGCCGTACAGCAAGTTCGCCGTGGGAACCGACCATCCGTCTGCCGACGCGATGCGTGATAGAGAGCTATGA
- a CDS encoding nucleotide-binding protein: MILAVVSGKGGVGKSTLSFELGAALDAVVVDADLGMANLPYAPGPDLHDVLAGRADPIEAVREGAPVRLLPCGRTLAGARAADVRRLADTLRAVEATYGDVVVDCPAGMRADAGVPLAVADACLVVASPKRYALADAVRTRELARELDCGLAAIAVNRVVDDPPLDAFANVMGAPATAIPADSRLSTSVEQFTPVVSSAPDSLVSARIRELASAVRVCRQ; the protein is encoded by the coding sequence GTGATTCTCGCCGTCGTCTCCGGGAAGGGTGGCGTCGGAAAGTCGACGCTCTCGTTCGAACTCGGTGCGGCGTTGGACGCTGTCGTCGTGGACGCCGACCTCGGGATGGCGAACCTCCCGTACGCACCGGGACCGGACTTACACGACGTTCTCGCTGGTCGTGCCGACCCGATAGAGGCGGTCCGCGAGGGCGCACCGGTCAGGCTACTCCCGTGCGGGCGGACGCTCGCCGGTGCGCGGGCGGCGGACGTGCGTCGACTCGCCGACACGCTCCGTGCCGTCGAGGCCACTTACGGCGACGTCGTCGTCGACTGCCCGGCCGGGATGCGGGCCGATGCGGGCGTCCCCCTCGCCGTCGCCGACGCCTGCCTCGTCGTCGCATCACCGAAGCGCTACGCCCTCGCTGATGCGGTTCGGACCCGTGAACTCGCACGTGAACTCGACTGCGGACTCGCCGCTATCGCGGTCAACCGCGTCGTCGACGACCCACCACTCGACGCCTTCGCGAACGTCATGGGTGCTCCTGCGACGGCGATTCCCGCGGACTCGCGTCTCAGTACGTCGGTCGAGCAGTTCACGCCAGTCGTCTCGTCGGCACCCGATAGCCTCGTCAGTGCGCGGATTCGAGAACTGGCGTCCGCAGTTCGCGTCTGTCGTCAGTAA
- a CDS encoding DUF7860 family protein: MGRYGNLDYPRLAKGGLGLGLALFLFGAIGAKVALAMHGGQLPGWERTLFFDAEWIGIALVLFSPIIFGIVLPLTE; this comes from the coding sequence ATGGGACGTTACGGAAACCTCGATTACCCACGTCTGGCGAAAGGTGGGCTTGGACTCGGACTCGCACTCTTCCTGTTCGGCGCTATCGGTGCGAAAGTCGCACTGGCGATGCACGGCGGACAGCTTCCCGGGTGGGAACGAACGCTGTTCTTCGACGCCGAGTGGATTGGCATCGCGCTCGTCCTCTTTTCGCCCATCATCTTCGGCATCGTCCTCCCCCTGACGGAGTAA
- a CDS encoding DUF7858 family protein, translating into MGLSDIAAEVETTTTEQRPRCVPTVDDTGVSLRERFETHADALPCAPAEAERVVEAHGSGTSIGASARAAGVAPVTAAKVLHCCGEAGVNPLAPEARRIVRDWIDGHVSRADALELTQAAPSEFALATYVETHDPIDPLAEAVEGALTDRSDAAVAKRDSLAETMSSVTDLQF; encoded by the coding sequence ATGGGGCTGTCGGATATCGCCGCCGAGGTGGAGACGACGACGACCGAACAGCGCCCGCGTTGCGTACCGACAGTCGACGATACCGGTGTTTCCCTCCGCGAGCGGTTCGAAACGCACGCAGACGCGCTCCCCTGTGCGCCTGCGGAAGCGGAGCGGGTTGTCGAAGCACACGGGTCGGGGACGTCAATCGGTGCCAGCGCGCGCGCCGCCGGTGTCGCTCCAGTCACGGCCGCGAAAGTCTTGCATTGCTGTGGTGAAGCGGGCGTCAACCCCCTTGCCCCCGAAGCGCGACGAATCGTCCGCGATTGGATCGACGGACACGTCTCGCGCGCCGACGCCCTCGAATTGACGCAGGCAGCGCCGTCGGAGTTCGCACTCGCGACGTACGTCGAGACGCACGACCCCATCGACCCCCTCGCCGAAGCAGTCGAGGGCGCGCTGACGGACCGTTCCGATGCGGCCGTCGCAAAGCGCGATTCACTGGCCGAAACCATGAGTTCGGTCACAGACTTACAGTTCTAA
- a CDS encoding transcription initiation factor IIB, giving the protein MSKARSSQGCPECDGHLGVDAGETVCSDCGLVVSEYRIDHGPEWRSFADDDRNPARTGAPLTRSRHDRGLSTEIGRSTRIKGRKRRQFARLRRQHKRAQISTKRERNQVYAFTEIRRVTSALSLPNHIRDQACALFESAQNEDLLRGRSLEGFAAACVYAACRVAGISRSVEEVCEVSKSTESEHHAAYRALNRDLGLPVAPADPTEYLPRFATKLDVDRTVERRAREYVAEARERGLVAGKNPCGVAAACLYTAARDLGANCTQTAAAAVADVTPVTLRKTYVALRD; this is encoded by the coding sequence ATGAGCAAGGCACGTTCCTCCCAGGGTTGCCCAGAATGCGACGGACACCTCGGCGTCGACGCCGGCGAGACGGTTTGTTCGGACTGCGGATTGGTCGTCTCGGAGTACCGCATCGACCACGGACCCGAGTGGCGGTCGTTTGCGGACGACGACCGCAACCCCGCCCGAACTGGCGCACCGCTAACCCGTTCGCGTCACGACCGCGGCCTCTCGACCGAGATTGGCCGGTCGACGCGTATCAAAGGTCGCAAGCGTCGGCAGTTCGCACGCCTCCGTCGTCAACACAAGCGCGCGCAAATTTCGACCAAGCGCGAGCGGAATCAGGTGTACGCCTTCACCGAAATTCGCCGCGTGACGAGTGCCCTCTCGCTTCCGAATCACATCCGTGACCAAGCGTGCGCACTCTTCGAGTCTGCCCAGAACGAAGACCTCCTCCGCGGACGGTCGTTAGAAGGATTCGCCGCCGCCTGTGTCTACGCCGCGTGCCGCGTGGCCGGAATCTCGCGGAGCGTCGAGGAGGTCTGCGAGGTGTCGAAGTCGACCGAGTCCGAGCACCACGCCGCCTACCGCGCACTCAACCGTGACCTCGGCCTCCCCGTCGCGCCGGCCGACCCCACCGAGTACCTCCCGCGCTTCGCGACGAAACTTGACGTCGACCGCACCGTCGAGCGACGTGCCCGCGAGTACGTCGCCGAAGCACGGGAACGCGGCCTCGTCGCCGGGAAGAACCCCTGTGGGGTCGCCGCGGCGTGTCTCTACACCGCGGCCCGTGACCTCGGTGCGAACTGTACCCAGACCGCTGCTGCAGCGGTTGCCGACGTGACGCCCGTGACGCTCCGGAAGACGTACGTTGCCCTCCGCGACTGA
- a CDS encoding DUF7857 domain-containing protein → MHSTVDLSLTDGIVLVTVRLDNPAPVAQRVRLRNRLDGLVLPPRRGGVPEPGWDDTGFDGVVPADSTVALGYACPVDGDFSLDDDSDHSAVVAVTALGRASETDASVTATPDAAIRTLGAACPPADAVPVVTRDTALPNSKVDASSEDEEGDTESEERFEQNEGVDEKHDSVDSPHESTDDDVAAAIDDTLDDCGSSPTHSLDDDFVSFLAAAERRISLAERLDGASVREAASVLEHSSVRVATLDSLAADRARLRRLAERATKLADRAADADPDVDALRSIA, encoded by the coding sequence ATGCACTCGACTGTCGACCTCTCACTCACCGACGGTATCGTCCTCGTGACCGTTCGGCTCGACAACCCCGCGCCGGTCGCCCAACGTGTTCGCCTTCGAAACCGACTCGACGGGCTGGTGCTCCCGCCGCGTCGTGGGGGCGTCCCGGAACCCGGATGGGACGACACCGGATTCGACGGCGTCGTTCCCGCCGATTCAACAGTCGCCCTCGGGTACGCCTGTCCGGTAGATGGCGATTTCTCACTCGACGACGACTCAGACCACTCGGCCGTCGTCGCGGTGACGGCTCTCGGAAGGGCGTCTGAGACAGACGCGTCTGTGACTGCGACACCCGACGCTGCAATCCGAACACTCGGTGCGGCGTGCCCACCCGCAGATGCGGTTCCGGTGGTGACACGCGACACTGCACTGCCGAACAGTAAGGTCGATGCCAGCAGCGAGGACGAGGAAGGAGACACCGAGAGTGAGGAGAGATTCGAGCAGAACGAGGGAGTAGACGAAAAACACGACTCGGTCGACAGTCCACACGAATCGACCGACGACGACGTCGCTGCCGCCATCGATGACACCCTCGACGACTGTGGGTCGTCGCCGACTCACTCTCTCGACGACGACTTCGTGTCGTTCCTCGCCGCCGCAGAACGCCGCATCTCGCTGGCCGAACGACTCGACGGGGCATCAGTTCGTGAGGCCGCGAGCGTGCTCGAACACTCGTCGGTACGTGTCGCGACACTCGACTCACTCGCTGCCGACCGTGCGCGCCTTCGGCGTCTCGCCGAGCGAGCGACGAAACTCGCCGACCGGGCGGCCGACGCCGACCCAGACGTGGACGCACTTCGGAGTATCGCGTGA
- a CDS encoding HVO_0234 family beta-propeller protein translates to MADFDLSIDEKRVYADKSGKQTVYVAAEMGVVSVDVSDDLVGGFRIDHRCDPRDVAGSPGEVAVATADDVLLVQTDEYHELDFGPATAVGFHRNRVVAAAESGRVAYFDEDGWTDLGNVDDVRALDGSLVAAADGVYRIGDDGLTHVGLDDAHDVSDPAGRLGGADGTPLAATESGLYTLGNGWMDAFEGRTTVVASMPDGRAHAVGPDGVVSFEDGEWVADPIPMDETVVGVAHDARATYAVTDAGTFCVQMTEGEWRTQVLGLDAVGVAVR, encoded by the coding sequence ATGGCTGATTTCGACCTCTCCATCGACGAAAAACGGGTGTACGCGGACAAGTCCGGCAAGCAGACGGTGTACGTCGCGGCGGAGATGGGCGTCGTGAGCGTCGACGTCTCCGACGACTTGGTCGGCGGGTTCCGCATCGACCACCGCTGTGACCCACGGGACGTGGCCGGGTCACCGGGGGAAGTCGCCGTCGCAACCGCCGACGACGTGCTGTTGGTTCAAACGGACGAGTACCACGAACTCGACTTCGGCCCCGCGACGGCGGTCGGATTCCACCGAAACCGCGTGGTCGCCGCCGCCGAGTCGGGCCGCGTCGCGTACTTCGACGAAGACGGGTGGACGGACCTCGGAAACGTGGACGACGTCCGCGCCCTCGACGGGAGTCTCGTCGCCGCCGCGGACGGCGTCTACCGCATCGGTGACGACGGTCTGACGCACGTCGGCCTCGACGACGCACACGACGTGTCCGACCCGGCGGGTCGCCTCGGCGGTGCCGACGGAACACCGCTCGCCGCAACCGAGTCTGGCCTCTACACCCTCGGAAACGGGTGGATGGACGCATTCGAGGGGCGAACGACGGTGGTTGCGTCGATGCCGGACGGCCGTGCCCACGCCGTCGGCCCTGACGGCGTCGTCTCGTTCGAAGACGGTGAGTGGGTCGCTGACCCGATTCCGATGGACGAGACAGTCGTCGGCGTCGCTCACGACGCCCGAGCGACGTACGCCGTGACCGACGCGGGGACGTTCTGCGTGCAGATGACCGAGGGCGAGTGGCGAACGCAGGTACTCGGGTTGGACGCGGTGGGTGTGGCGGTGCGGTAA
- a CDS encoding metal-binding protein, translating to MDTVDDWREALAEAGRLSPPIVQAIVDAHGDRGIKAIEAVSERRVKRYRDFDVVVGYDDEYVVEDRGCTCKDSMYNLDPDEGERCWHVIAVDVAEGLDELDYHDMWYSDVREFL from the coding sequence GTGGACACGGTCGACGACTGGCGAGAAGCACTCGCCGAGGCGGGTCGCCTCTCGCCGCCAATCGTGCAGGCCATCGTCGATGCCCACGGTGACCGGGGCATCAAGGCCATCGAGGCCGTCTCTGAGCGACGGGTGAAGCGCTACCGCGACTTCGACGTAGTCGTCGGGTACGACGACGAGTACGTGGTCGAAGACCGCGGGTGTACCTGTAAGGACTCGATGTACAACCTCGACCCCGACGAAGGCGAGCGCTGTTGGCACGTCATCGCCGTCGACGTGGCCGAGGGGCTAGACGAACTCGACTACCACGACATGTGGTACTCGGACGTTCGAGAGTTTTTGTGA